A stretch of the Metopolophium dirhodum isolate CAU chromosome 8, ASM1992520v1, whole genome shotgun sequence genome encodes the following:
- the LOC132950678 gene encoding innexin inx7 has translation MIGVFSTVVSQSRLGRIKLVIIDNPAFRVHYRLTFAMLLACTTLVCSRQYIGEHIRCIATGVPNNVVNTYCFFTATYTVPDTNHSAHPGVGPVHWDSRTVRHSYYQWVPFVLFGQALLFYLPHLIWRTYESGTIALLVNGLQRLYLRVEGDKDVSVPGNRNIPSEATRWSKMRDVMNHLDTVTRFRLNRNWAAVLIGCEVLNLVNVLLQMKIMDKFLGGQFYGYGLHAFDDDNGNRLFDRVFPKMTKCDFHKFGPSGTMQTHDAMCVMALNIINEKIYAVLWFWFVLVLLPVSVSALLWRVAQYMLHSRESFNRLLLREASPGARLDPVDLAVIARQTTYSDWLFMYYLSGNMDGIVFRDLLHSFATGLRKEPGSQDSDDDDTAPLGKAII, from the coding sequence ATGATCGGCGTGTTCAGCACGGTCGTCAGCCAGTCCCGACTGGGTCGGATCAAGCTGGTGATCATCGACAACCCAGCGTTCCGCGTCCACTACCGGCTGACGTTCGCCATGCTGCTGGCGTGCACCACGCTGGTGTGCAGCCGTCAGTACATAGGAGAGCATATCCGGTGCATCGCCACCGGCGTACCCAACAACGTCGTCAACACGTACTGCTTCTTTACCGCCACGTACACGGTGCCCGACACCAACCACTCGGCGCACCCGGGCGTCGGCCCGGTGCACTGGGACTCGCGCACCGTCCGTCACTCGTACTACCAGTGGGTGCCGTTCGTGCTGTTCGGTCAGGCCTTGCTGTTCTACTTGCCGCATCTCATATGGCGCACATACGAATCGGGCACCATCGCGCTGCTCGTCAACGGGCTGCAGCGGTTGTACCTTAGAGTGGAAGGTGACAAGGACGTGTCAGTGCCCGGTAACAGGAACATACCGTCCGAGGCAACCAGGTGGTCGAAGATGCGGGACGTCATGAACCACCTGGACACGGTTACCCGGTTCCGGTTGAACCGCAACTGGGCCGCGGTGCTCATCGGGTGCGAGGTGCTTAACCTGGTCAACGTCTTGCTCCAGATGAAGATCATGGACAAGTTCCTGGGCGGCCAGTTCTACGGATATGGGCTGCACGCGTTCGACGACGACAACGGCAACAGGTTGTTCGACCGGGTGTTTCCCAAGATGACCAAGTGCGACTTCCACAAGTTCGGGCCGTCCGGCACCATGCAGACGCATGACGCCATGTGCGTGATGGCGCTCAACATCATCAACGAGAAGATCTACGCCGTCCTGTGGTTTTGGTTCGTGCTCGTCCTTCTGCCCGTCAGCGTGTCCGCGCTCCTTTGGCGCGTCGCCCAGTACATGCTCCACTCACGTGAGTCCTTCAACCGGCTTCTGCTGCGCGAGGCGTCCCCTGGTGCCCGCCTCGACCCCGTTGACCTGGCCGTCATCGCCAGGCAGACAACGTACTCCGACTGGCTGTTCATGTACTACCTGTCCGGCAACATGGACGGCATCGTCTTCCGGGACCTGTTGCACAGTTTTGCCACCGGACTCCGCAAGGAACCAGGTTCGCAGGatagcgacgacgacgacacggCGCCACTGGGCAAGGCAATCATCTGA